The genomic window CCATGAGCCAGACCGACGTAGTGCCCTCCGCTTCAGAACATGGCAGCTGCGAGAACTGCCGCACGCCACTGCATGGCCACTTCTGCCATGGCTGCGGGCAGTCGGCGCATAACCCGTTGAAGAATTTCGGGCACGCGGTAGAGGAAGTATTCGAATCGTTCTGGCACCTGGACGGCCGCATCTTCCGCACCCTGCGCGACCTGCTGGTGCCGGGGCGGGTGACGGTCAACTTCCTCAAGGGCCAGCGCGTGGGCTACGTGCAGCCGCTGCGGCTGTTCGTGATCCTCACCATTTTCACCTTCTTCGTCGGCAAGCTGACCTTGCATGCCGATGACTTCGGCACTGGTAGCAATGCCGATCCGGCCTATGCCAAGGCGCAGACCGTGGCCGAGGTGGAGACGCTGCGTGCCGCGCAGATGGCGCAGATGGAACAGCAACAAAAGAGCAACCCTGCCGCAGCCGCCGCCTTTGCCATGGCCATTGCGGCGATCAATACGGCGGCGGCCCAGCGCGCGGCCGAAATCGAAGCCGACGTGCAGCCCGCTGCCGCCGACGCCACCTCCTCGGCGGTAGCGCGTGCCAACCGCGCCGCCGCACGCGCCGCTTCCGGCCAGCGCGGCACCTTCATCAACGTCCCGGTCAACGGCAAGCCCTGGGACGCGGAAACCAACCCCATCGTGCTCGATGGCTGGCCGCGCTTCGTCAGCAACTGGCTCAACCACCGCCTGGCCAATGGCCAGGCCAATGTCGACCGCATGGGCAGCAAGACCGACCTGTAC from Stenotrophomonas nitritireducens includes these protein-coding regions:
- a CDS encoding DUF3667 domain-containing protein; protein product: MSQTDVVPSASEHGSCENCRTPLHGHFCHGCGQSAHNPLKNFGHAVEEVFESFWHLDGRIFRTLRDLLVPGRVTVNFLKGQRVGYVQPLRLFVILTIFTFFVGKLTLHADDFGTGSNADPAYAKAQTVAEVETLRAAQMAQMEQQQKSNPAAAAAFAMAIAAINTAAAQRAAEIEADVQPAAADATSSAVARANRAAARAASGQRGTFINVPVNGKPWDAETNPIVLDGWPRFVSNWLNHRLANGQANVDRMGSKTDLYVQAILTALPGALFFLMPIFALVLRIAYMRRPMGYLEHLVVALYSHCWLMLVLLTTFLIAGISGAIGNAVFSSICVWLYVLLWFAVPVYLFWMQQRVYGGNPILTMLRYTFIGGIYLFLVTFVVMYAVLAGVSA